One window of the Sporomusaceae bacterium FL31 genome contains the following:
- the purE gene encoding N5-carboxyaminoimidazole ribonucleotide mutase, whose product MKAAIIMGSDSDWPILKPAVKLLEEFGIGTEVIVASAHRTPAKVHDFVTSAPDRGVRVFIAAAGAAAHLPGVVASLTTLPVIGVPINSTALNGFDALLSIVQMPSGIPVGTMAVNGAKNAAIFAAQILGVASSEVQEKLAVHRQAMIDEVEEKAAKVLANQ is encoded by the coding sequence ATGAAAGCTGCAATTATTATGGGAAGTGATTCTGACTGGCCAATTTTGAAGCCAGCTGTGAAGTTATTAGAAGAGTTTGGTATTGGAACTGAAGTGATCGTAGCTTCAGCGCACCGTACACCGGCTAAAGTTCATGACTTTGTTACTAGTGCTCCTGATCGCGGCGTGAGGGTATTTATTGCAGCTGCTGGTGCAGCCGCTCATTTACCGGGAGTTGTTGCCAGCCTGACCACTCTGCCTGTTATTGGGGTGCCTATCAATAGTACTGCATTAAACGGGTTTGACGCACTTTTAAGTATTGTTCAAATGCCGTCTGGTATTCCGGTAGGAACTATGGCAGTCAATGGTGCAAAAAATGCGGCAATCTTTGCTGCGCAAATATTAGGTGTAGCGAGCAGCGAAGTACAGGAAAAATTAGCTGTTCACCGGCAAGCCATGATTGACGAAGTAGAAGAGAAAGCAGC